Within the Silurus meridionalis isolate SWU-2019-XX chromosome 2, ASM1480568v1, whole genome shotgun sequence genome, the region TGGAATGGAATGGTATATGGAAAATGAAGAACTCATTTATGTCTAAGTAAAGACTTTAGGTAATTACGGTACAGCCatgtttttacaaaattaaCTAATCCTGTGAACTATGTGTTCTTTTAAGCGATGAATGCCATGACAGCAGATGTCTACAAGAAAACCTACTGGCCCAGGTTGGAAAAAGCAGTTGAACAGCTGCTGACCCAAAGTCCAATGGAATACACTTCTATTTCCTATGAACAGATTTACAGGTTggtaatttattgttttatttatttaacactacAATCACAGTGCTCTATTCACAACATTAACATTTGCATTGTAATTCTGTAGAATTATCCTCAACTATAAAACTTTATCTTGACTTCAGAATGAAATCTGCAAtttataaaaagattaaaaatagtTTGAGAGCAACAGCATGCTGCTTTCTTAATAATTTGAATAAGTTGAAcaggtaaataaatatttctatttctatctgTCAGTTACTCTGGGTGATAGAATTTCTTCCTGCTTTTCCAAAACATAGCAAAAGGTGAATTGGTTAAGATAAATGCACTTTAAGTGTAATTTAGTGTGCAAATAAATAAGGTGCATTGTACCCTGTGATTGCTGTAATCATTCAGTAATACCATCAGTAATCCACTGGTGTTTCCTAAAATTGATTTTGATTGTTTGGGTGattttgcaatttctttttatcttgAGTAGAGTGTTTATTATGTTTGTGTATCTTATTTGCATCCTGGTAATTTAACTGCATTCAAATCATTTGTATTTGGctggtttatgtgtgtgtggatttgtttCTAGCGTTGTCCATCTGCTGACATTTTCTGCAAGTCATTATTTTTGTTGCAAATGTTTGATTGCATGTAACCAAATTTCTTCTTGTTCAGTCTTgtttataagtgtgtatgtCAGCAATACTCAGAACATCTCTACAGTGACCTGATATTGAAGATAACGTCTTACTTACAGCAAGTGTGCTTAAAGTTACAAGTACGTGTAGTGTGTATTCACTTAAATATCCTTGCTGCTGGTTATTTTGGTCATTAATTAGTAATAAATCttaattttctccttttatttttaaaggacagcAGACCTGAAAGTTTTGTTGAAAACTTCAATCTTGCTTTCACTCAATACATGGCTGCAATTCAGTGCATCATTCCCGTGTTCATTTATAtggtaatttattattttatttggtttgtattaaaagattattattacagCTCAACATAATTTACTTATTTGTCTATAATACTGCTTTTGATTGAACCCAGttgaatgtattcatttatttgctttgttttttttttaaagaacaaattCTATGTTGAAACTAAGCTGAATAGAAAGTTGAAGGATGACCTCATGGACCTTTTCTCAGCTCATGTTGCCGAGAAGCATATTAGTATTCTAATATGTAAGTGAATTTATACACATATGGGggtaaaaaacaaatttttcttatttttccagTGCACAATGCAACATTTACAAGTCTAGAGCTTAAAAGCATCTAAAACCGTGTTTTCATCAAAAGCCGTTTTCATTGTTCAAGAGGACAACGATCCAAAACATACATCATAATGCAACACAACACTGACTACAAAATCAAGTTTTCGCTGTCTCGTTGTATGCAGATGTTACTGTGTTATACTTGTTTATAAGGCAGTGCATGTCAGTGTTAACATCAGACATAATAATGGGGAAAAGTCTCTGTGACTTTAATCATGGCTGTTGgtaccagatgggctggtttgagcATTTCAGAAattgctgatctcctgggattttaaCACACAGCATTCTCTCAAGTTTACTGAGACTGGTGCAAAAAACATCCTGTGAGCAGAGGGCCAGCAGACTTGAACACATTGTTCATGATAGAGATAAATGGGAAATAATTAGATCTGGTTTTAgtagctaaaaaaaaaccccactacaAACGTGGTGAGCatgaaaacatttcagaatgcacaacacaAATTATTGTGGATAGATATTTAAGTCCCTAAAATGTTGACTATAGACCCTTTGCTAAACATTTCTGCATTTCAAGGATATTCCATGTAGTCTTAAAGCAATTGGTTTACTGGTCTCCTGCATAAAATTGTGCCATACACCAGCAATAAATGTTGTTCCGCATAATGTTGATAATTACacaattttttacaaatttaaaatTGGGATATTAATCTGTCTGAAACCATCTGTGTCAAACTAAACCTGTGATAATGCAGAATCCATCCTGGGTACAGACTTACGTATTCACTTAGaagttctttcattttatttctggttggccaatgatgtttttttctttgctctaACTCACAGTTGACCTAATTGCATGTTATGTTTCCCCCCACCCCAATTTGCCAAATTTAATTCAAGTTAGTTTTACACATGTGTAGAATTCCAGCATGTATGTCAGTAATGTTTggtctttgttttttgtattaaaacttCCATTAGCTCATCTTAAGAAAGCTGATGCCATGCCATTTCAAGTTAATCCATCAACCATGGCAAGTGTGGTAAAAGGCCTTTATGCTCTGCAACCAGGTGAAAatgtttgagattttttttttttatttagtttttatatttttcaggtAGTAGTTTAGTTTGTGTGCATCTTTTACAATGCAATCCAGAATAAATACAGATATGGACAAATATGTTGGCATAagcaaatatgaaatataaataatgtgagAAGTCTTATTCAGAGCAACAGAAGTCACTTTGAAGTGATTGTCTTAAAGTTTGTGCAACAAAATTTGTTAATGTTAAGAGTTCCATTTTGTTTGTCCAtgctgttttaatttatttcattaattaacACATTATAACAGAATAAAagtcagatttttatttatataaaattagcAATGATGGATGTGAAAACACCAATTAATTTAGTCTTTTACAAGTTTGTGGGATCTTCCTTTAGGGGTACCAACAAATTTGTCCAATGTCTGTACTACTTAACCCAACTGATAACTGAAGAGTTGAATCAGGCTTAGACTGAGAACAACTTGGAGCTGGAGATTTTGTTTGACTCAGCACCTTATTGACCAGACTTgtgtagccaaaaaaaaaaagttaaaataagaTTCTAATTTAGAGAGAGGTTTTCATACTGGATTGGAGAATTGGTTGCTGCTTTGCAGGATAATTTACTGCTGCTGCCAAAAACACAGGGTTAACTATTAGATACCTTTTGCTGTTTGGTGTAAATGCCAGTGAAGGAGGGATGAGACACAAATATTCTTTTCAGCTGTTTTTATGGGCTGCTGCAGAACCTTGCCATGGGATAAGGGTGGTGAAAGATTAGCTttcttctcagaaagtagagattCTGCTGACCACTGACCACCTTTGTGAATACaaaggaatttggtgctttttGAATTTGCTGTTACCAAAACTAGACTACACTAAATCAGTTGTTTTGTTTGCAGTTAAAAGTGGACATGCATGGAGAAAGACACTCTGGGCAGCGTACTTAGCACCATGATTGATTTCACTTTGAGGagcaatatgaaaaaaaaaaaatctcttattttgttttatggTATTACAATGATGGtcaaaccagaaaaaaatgtgaaccTCCAATTTGTATTCTCCTTTTTGTATGATATCAATCAGCTTCTAAACTTTACAAGATTGAATCATGTGTAATACAAGTGTGATTCAAACCCAAGTCCCTAATTCTAGTCCCATCTGTGGTGTGCATGGCAAGAGTTTGTTTCTTGGTCTTAGGTGAAAACATGTAAGGTTCCAGCTGTAGTTTCAATGTAAATTGATGAGCAAACTGATGTTATGGAAGTGCTTCTAAAGTGGTGTTTGCAACTTTAAGCCTTTTGGTTAAACTTAACAATTCTGAAACTTTCATCTTTATTATATACAGACTAGTGTAAGCATATCTCCAAATTCTCATTAAATATCAAATTTGTATTAGCaaaaatttgcattttacaattgcatctttctatttttctcaCTTTTGTAGTTAATTGAACTTGCTATAACATGCAAATTGCAACGTGCAAAACTTGAACATAGaactataatatacattttgacAATATAGGTGTATATGTTTAAAGGTTGAAGGATGGTCAGTAATtgtaattcttttcttttccttcagaCTGGGCTAAGCTTGCCCCTGAACTGTTTTCTAGATTTATTCCCCAAATTCACCCTCCTGTTTTGGAGTCTGATCTGCTATGTTATGCAGCTCAAGACCAGAAACTGCAAATGGAGCTTTCGCTAAATGGTTTTCCCAGGTAATAGATAATAGTAATCTGAAACTATCTGAATTAAATACGATTAGTCAAACATGATTCAGCTTACAATAGACCTGGCACCTATTTGAAaaatttattgattgattttagTTCATTTGGTTTTAAAATGAACTCATATGCACACACCAGATATGGAGTCACACTGCAGGCCTGAGACATTACAGGGGTTTACCATACCAAACTTATTAGCTAAGAAAGttattagctttttttattaactaacTATTAGTATATTACAAACGCATTTccagttgggacactgtacaaattgtgactaaaaaaggaatgcaataatttacaaatcttataaacttatattttattcacaatagaacatagataACAGTTCAAGTGTTGCCAAACAGTTCAAGTGTGAgacatgccaaatattggcttattttggatttcatgagatctacacattccaaaaatgttgggacaggtagcaataagaggctggaaaaCTTAAATGTAGGTATAAGGAAAACAACTTATTGGGTCAATTGGCAACGTGAttggtataaaaagagcctctcagagtggcagtgtctctcagaagtcaagatgggcagaggatcaccaattttcccaatgctgcggcgaaaCATAGTGGatcaatatcagaaaggagtttctcagagaaaaaattgcaaagagttttaagttatcatcatctacagtgcataatatcatccaaagattcagagaatctggaacaatctctgtgcgtaagggtcaaggccggaaaaccatactggatgcccctgatcttcgggcccttagacggcactgcatcacatacaggaatgctactgtaatggaaatcacaacatgggctcaggaatacttccagaaaacattgtcggtgtcCAATGTTACTGTGCCATTCGCcattgccggctaaaactctataggtcaaaatagaagccatatctaaacatgattcagaagcgcaggcgttttctctggccaaggctcatttaaaatggactgtggcaaagtggaaaactgttctgtggtcagacgaatcaaaattgaaagttctttttggaaaactgggacgccatgtcatccggactaaagaggagaaggacaacccaagttgttatcatcgctcagttcagaagcctgcatctctgatggtatggggttgcatgagtgcgtgtggcatgggcagcttacacatctggaaaggcaccatcaatgctgaaaggtatatccaagttctagaacaacatatgctcccatccagacgttgTCTCTTTCAGGggagaccttgcattttccaacatgacaatgccagaccacatactgcatcaattacaacatcatggctgcatagaagaaggatccgggtactgaaatggccagcctgcagtccagatctttcacccatagaaaacatttgccgcatcataaagaagaaaatgcgacaaagaagaccaaagacagttgagcaactaaaagcctgtattagacaagaatgggacaacattcctattcctaaacttgagcaacttgtcttctcagtccccagacatttgcagactgttaagtacacagtggtaaacattgccttgtcccaacttttttgagatgtgttgatgccatgaattttaaatcaatttattttccccttaaacttatactttttttagtttaaacatttgatgtcatctatgttgtattctgaataaaatattgaaatgtaaaacttccagatcattgcattctgtttttattcacagtttgcacagtgtcccaacttttttggaatcagggtTGTAGTTCCTAGGTACAGATATAGAGATTTATAATACAGATTTATAGCAAATGTAGGCCTACTGGATGGTGGATGTCTCCTGTGTGCTGTTTCAGAAGATTCTGCAGATGGCAGAAGCAAGAGCAACATTTATAGCAAGGGTAGTTTATAGCAAAATGTCAGTCAGTGTGTGACACTGTGTTACGATCTAAGTACATGCAtgtgcacgcacgcacacatacacacacacaagaaggtATGTACAGTAATTGTGTAAACACTGTCCCTGTTGGATGTAGAGCGGCAGTTATGTACATACagtaatacatatatacatgtgagtttcttctttaaataaatttgtatttgttgtcTTTACTAATttacagtaaaagtaaaacagaaTAAGAATAAATGTATCGTAGCTTACAAAATTTCATTTGAGGATTGCAGTCACCCTGTTACAGTGATAAATAAGATACTTGATTAAGTcgtcttttatagtttttgaaatactttaatatcttaaattaaataatcacCACATATTCAGACTTCTATTTAATGTGTGCTGTGTCCTATTAAGTTTTTATTCTGCCTAATGAACAACATAGAAAATAGCAATTATATCAAAATACTTCCActgcataaatatttttatgtgtaaatTACAAAATATGTTTCGTATAACAGTGATGTCAAATTATATATCATTACTTTTTTCTAGGAGTGGCCAGTCACGTAAAAGGGCAAATGAAGAATCTTGAAAACCTGGATCTGGAAAATCTGGAAACATGCAAACTCATAAGAAAAGCTCAGAAAAACTCAGAAACAAGAAAGCTTGCATGCTACACATGAAAGATATATGGACTAGGCTATGTATGAACTGGAACAAAAATATGAAAGGGAGAATGATTTTATGCAGAtgacaaaacataaataataaaatgttattttattatgctaataagaaatacatttatatgaaaACAACAGTGCATTAGCTGTGTTAGAAATTAAAATAGTGTggcattaaagaaaaataactgATGTAAAATGCCTTGACAAACCATATAGGgcaattaaacatttgacaaTCAAGTTGAAGTATtgtaaagtctttttttttttgtttaaaatttgtgtatcttgtattagagcagtttaaatttggtgctttgagtacaattctctcatactgaccactggatgttcagcATGACACCTCATGTCAGAATCAGAATTGTTACTCTCCACAAAGATGATCTAGGTTATAgaaagatcagtaacaccctgaaactgagttacagtacagtggtcagggtcatacagaggtttttcaagaTGGGTTCTACttggaacaggcctcgcaaagTTCAATCTAAGCAGTCGAGTCTTCAttctgtgcatcaggtgcagaagacAGACGCTTTCAACATTGCTTTAAAGGTTGTAGAAGaggaaggtctgcttgtcagtgctcagaccatacgcacTGCAGGACGTTTTCTGACATgaaaacgaccccaaacacattACCAAGATGTAAAACTGCTTTGCTGAAGGTAGATTtgatgaagtggccaagtatgtttccagacctgaatcctattgagcaccagtggggcatcctcaagcggaaggtggagaagcgccatgtttCTAACACCTAGCAGCTCTGGAAGAAGATCCCAGCAGCTTTGGTGAATTCCATGAGTAGTAAAGCAGTGCTAGATAAAAGAATATTGACACTTTAGACAGTTTTGACGTGTTCACTTAggctgtactcacttttgttggcagttatttagacaataatgctgtatgttgagttatttttagagaacagtaaatctgtactgctttacaagctgcacattgacttctctaaaatatatccaactttaatttctattgtattgtcccttgagaagttATAATtgaatagttgctgaaatgtgaggggtgtactcacttttgaggAATACTGTAAATACCAAATTGTTTGGCTTTAATAGAATACACTGGATTTTTCTTCATctgacatttaaatgttttattgagtaatatgaaattaaataatttctgCTACACATTGATGTTGTGTATGATTCTGTTTTGGTCTTATTCCTAGGCAATGTTTGTGcagtgttaaataaatacatttcctttAACATAATCTACTACATTAATCTAATGGTCCCAAGAGCTTTTCTATAGATCAGGAAGCtcttcttcctttctattttaaATTCTTCCAATTTAGTTGcttgtattatttataacagGGTAagagttattttattattattattattattattgttttttaaggGAGTAATCTACAAGGCAGATTTCAGCAGTGTAATCGAGTTGAGTTGTGCAGACAGTGCAGGATTTTGTATTAATCAGCAGCTGGCAGCATGTTGTTCTAATTACAAAGAGTTAAAGACACGATCACCCAATAGATCTATGTGCAGGTTGTTTAAGGTGAGATacaaaatgaatgcatttgATTGTTAATTCAAATTCATATGTTGTTTCATTGCCCAGTGATAATATGTGAAATTTACTTTTTAATCGCTACACTTTGGAGTTTCTAGTCCAATCTAGAAAAGGTCACatgaggaacaaaaaaaaagatcaatataAAAAGTTAAGGTGAGCGGTGGTCTTAATTGTAGATTATAGTTAAATTGGCAACTGTTATTCTGAAAGCAGATCCATCAGTGTGGCTATAATTAGCATTTTGATGTATTTAGTGACCTAAAGCAGAGTATCTGTGTCTGCACATGCATTTGTCGGTGGCATGGGTCCCAGCTAATATATAGCCCTATTGTGGTGTGGTGCATATATTATGACTAAGACATTTAAATGAGTTGAGACAATGATCTGAGATTGCTTTAGACTGTAAAACTATCTTTAATCTGAATGTTTTCAGTTGTATTTGAAACAATCATTCTTGTTCACATCCATCCACTGAATTCTATTTTTCGGTTGTGAAAGTCCACAACAGGAGCAGAAGGGAATAGGACCATGTTATGAAGAGAATATAACAATTTTTAAAGTTTTGTGGCTGACATGAAGCATAATCCCTATTGATGAATATGTTATCTAGGATTTTACACACGTCATGGTTctcaaacttaaaaaaaaaaaatacaggcaaTTATAAAATATCTGTCAATTAAGATAGAAATTATTATGCaccattttaataataataacaatagtaaTAGTTTGTTTATTCTTATAGGGGGGGAATgtttataaaaggttttaagGCTATGGTGACAAGAAAAAACTTATCCTCATGTGTGATTCTAATGAGTGACTGAACATGCACTTATTTTAGTTTCattgttgttgggttttttctttagtaatggccagaggtgggaagtaacggagtacaaatacttcgttactgtacttaagtagatttttctggtatcagtactttactccactatttattttccagacaactttttacttttactcattacatttttacacaaatatctatactttttacttcttacatttttaaaaccggctcgttactttagttttaatccattgatttggtgaaatatccaatttttcttttcactgcgcgccgatttcagccgaacaaccgatttcctgttactgcgcgtctttttcaatccgctggtgtataaggtcctgactctcactctttacgaagataagaatcagcaggcagaaggcagtgagaagtttggggttaacgtggatgagacagagggagtcagtgatgtaaacatgactgagaacagacacattcatgatgatcatcatcttttctctgcttgtgttctatatgtggatatttagcctggatacattcattaggtaacaacatttttaattagttttgtattatatatatatatatatatatatatatatatatatatatatatatatatatatattagggatgcaacAATACAGTTGCCCACGGTTCAATACATACCTCGGTTTTTCAACCACGGTTTTCGGTTTGGTTCGGTTCTGATGGCTTAAcacataaaagtgttttttgttattctatGCTTAGGCAATAGGAACAGTAAGAGGTTaagaagaaacaaataaaaacgatTTATTGCAATActactttattttacttaaaagcaaagaaaagtccACTGGTTCCTAGTGTTTTGTATAAtctaaaaattttttattttaaaattaacacTGACATCTCACAGCTGCTGGTAGCCCATGTACAAACTGGGGAACACATCAATTCCTAAACATATTTGGCCTCCTCAACTTCCATGTATTCACTGCGTTTGTCAACTCTTTTGCCAAATGAGCGCTTGAATGACTTTCATACAGGGGACGGGTTTGGAGTCATTTCCCAATCCGACATGTAGTGAACAGTTACAGTGAGGTAACTCACAGTTGCCCGCGAGGTCCAACCATCTGTGGTCAGAGCAAGGCTCTGTGCTTGAGCCAATTTGTACACAATACTGTTGCATGTCTTTTCATAGAGGTTAAAGTGTGGAATGATGGTTCAGCGCCCCCTAACTTTAGAGCATAGTGATTGAACATTTACTCGCGGGGAGGAGTTTCCTCATCTCAGCTCGTAGACTTAcaggcacacacaaacagtcaattcggagagaaataaaaagcacataaattatttaaacgTAAAACCGAAAAAAACGCAATTCACAAACGCGTACCGAACCGTGGATGTCGTACCGAACGGTTCAATATCATATTGAGAATTGtggcatccctaatatatatatatatatatatatatatatatatatatatatatatatatatatatatatatatatatatatttggctgtcaaaattcaaattattttaaacggcactagatgttattaacgcgctatcaattcagcacgcatttctgtttttaccatttttataaaaaaaatgtaaatacataaataaagaactatttagaggcgaaattaaaacctccagcaaaacatacatttatccacgacgtcccttctttacttagatataaaataaataaataaactccaccgaaaaataattttaatcagtaaacttttttttttttatgtgccaagtctcaaatcaaacaccaaatccgccatgttttacacaattaaccctctaggtggcgttttgtgggtttttccctcataatggcgaaacgaacttaaattactgtctttattgatcgtacagataaaaacaatacatcattcaaatctgtaaaatgtctatgattatatatatatatatatatatatatatatatatatatatatatatatatatatattatagcctgttatagcctttatatttaatcactgtacatatgcttacatatatatcacatgctgtaaatatgatacatatttatctgtactttttgcacttctggtagatgccaaactgcatttcgttgctgtgtacctgtacaatgcaatgacaataaagttctatctatctatctatctatctatctatctatctatctatctatctatctatctatctatctgtctgtctgtctgtctgtctgtctgtctgtctatctatctatctatctatctatctatctatcaaatattaatatgatgaggtccagttaacagctaaaacaggtagaagtaataactacttttacttaagtacatgtcagagccaagacttctttacttttacttaagtaaaaaagtataatcagtacttcaacttttacttgagtattttaaaacatgagtatctgtacttctacttaagtaaaggatctgtgtacttttgccacctctggtaaTGGCATTAATTTTATTAGTGCAAGAGATACCTGTATGATTATATCTGTTACACTGTGTTTCTCTGTAATATGGATGGGTTTTTTTAGCTGTGGTGTCATTAAGTCAAGCCAAGAaccttttattgtcatttcaaccatatatagctgagaCAGTACatagtgaaatgagacaacgttcctccaggaccctggggatacataaacaacataaagctacataaaagaaaaacatagagCTAAGGATTAGTAAGTGttctcgccacataaagtgcatcatgtacaacctggtgcaaatagtgcaagacaagacagtgtaggacaaatacacaaaacacgaAATAGCACCACCAGGATACCTAATTTGTTATTTTCAGTGCAGTGTGCAAGACAGAACTGGATACAggattgtaaaaataaaataaacacaaaatgtaaatataggttgtgcaaaacagcaatagcagcagtcaatgAATGTACAATTAAGACATGAATGTGTgaaatgagtatgagtgtgtgtttgagtttgagTTCAGTTTGTAGCAGTTCAgtacacacagttgagtgagtgtgtgtgtgcgtttcagttttagttcagttctgtgttgagaagcctgatggcttgagggaagaaactgttacgcAGTCTGGCTGTGGCAGCCCGAatgctttcctgatggcagcagggtgaaaagtgtgtgtgacaggtgtgtggggtcgtccacaatcggatgcagtgtgtggtgtaaatgttcttgatagagaggagagagactctgatgatctcagctgtcctcactatcctttgTTGGGTCTTGccatccgagacggtgcagtttaCAAACCAGGCATTGATGCAGCTGCACAGGATGCTCTTGAGGGTCtctgatggtattaagaggtggattaattcaGGTCGGATACCACTAAAGGCCTTGGTGTGAAATGCATACTTTCAGGAGcacctttaattatatttaaatacttttattcttttaatgcGCCTTGTTTCttgtgacttttattttgaaagattTGTTTTCGTTTTTCCGGGCCATTACTTCCGGAGCGCTCGTACGTGCGTTTCTCTGTACACGCTGCTGTATTTCGCTCTGCTAGAGTTCCGCGTTGATGTTCACCTTCTCACCCGTGTAGTAACTGCTACAGTCTGTTAGACACGGTACACACTCCACTGCGTGCAGTAACGCGTACAGGTTAGACACGGTACACACTCCATTGCGTGCAGTAACATGTACAGGTTAGACACGGTACACACCACA harbors:
- the cacul1 gene encoding CDK2-associated and cullin domain-containing protein 1; this encodes MTLSVKTLEIYLNSTAAHSESRCVPAVRCVAMNAMTADVYKKTYWPRLEKAVEQLLTQSPMEYTSISYEQIYSLVYKCVCQQYSEHLYSDLILKITSYLQQVCLKLQDSRPESFVENFNLAFTQYMAAIQCIIPVFIYMNKFYVETKLNRKLKDDLMDLFSAHVAEKHISILISHLKKADAMPFQVNPSTMASVVKGLYALQPDWAKLAPELFSRFIPQIHPPVLESDLLCYAAQDQKLQMELSLNGFPRSGQSRKRANEES